Proteins encoded together in one Impatiens glandulifera chromosome 1, dImpGla2.1, whole genome shotgun sequence window:
- the LOC124921649 gene encoding alpha-1,4 glucan phosphorylase L-2 isozyme, chloroplastic/amyloplastic-like has translation MATSSSLSPTNSVAHSTSFSTFLNPNYFYRNSNLFFTATSRSRTARRLSLKNVASDQEQTLKNPHLEEVAGGISSLAHDSLSVASNIKYHAEFTPSFSQERFDATKAYYATAESVRDMLIANWNATYDYYNKLNMKQAYYLSMEFLQGRALLNSIGNLQLTGPYADALQNLGLSLETVSWQEPDAALGNGGLGRLASCFLDSLATLNYPAWGYGLRYKYGLFKQYITKDGQEEVAESWLEMGNPWEIVRNDVSYPVKFYGNVVQGSDGKKQWIGGEDILAVAYDVPIPGYKTKTTINLRLWSTKVHSDKFDLHSFNLGEHSKAVETMKNAEKICYILYPGDESIEGKTLRLKQQYTLCSASLQDIIQRFEKRSGESLNWDSFPYKVALQMNDTHPTLCIPELLRILMDVKGLSWDKAWDITRRTVAYTNHTVLPEALEKWNLQLLTDLLPRHVDIIKRIDDELIQTIVSEYGIEDLDLLQHKLKEMRILENVELPDTIMNLLIKSEESRANDTIAENNISDEAKELETEEIVNEPLDVESKIKLKFQPGKELPKVVRMANLCVVGGRAVNGVAEIHSEIVKKDVFNDFYKLWPEKFQNKTNGVTPRRWIRFCNPDLSKIITKWTDTDDWVTNTEKLAVLRKYADNDELQSEWRESKRRNKMKIVSFLKEKTGYIVSYDSMFDIQVKRIHEYKRQLLNILGIIYRYKKMKEATAEERKTMYVPRVCIFGGKAFATYVQAKRIVKFITDVGSTVNHDPEIGDLLKVVFVPDYNVSVAEVLIPGSELSQHISTAGMEASGTSNMKFAMNGCIQIGTLDGANVEIREEVGEDNFFLFGAEADEIAGLRQERADGKFIPDPRFEEVKAYVRSGVFGPYSYEELIGSLEGTEGYGRADYFLVGKDFPSYIECQEKVDEAYRDQKRWTRMSILNTAGSYKFSSDRTIHEYARDIWTIEPVVLP, from the exons ATGGCGACTTCATCGTCATTATCTCCTACGAATTCTGTTGCACATTCAACTTCCTTCTCTACCTTCCTCAATCCAAACTACTTTTACCGAAACTCCAACCTCTTCTTCACCGCAACCTCTCGCTCTCGAACTGCAAGGCGTTTGTCCCTGAAGAATGTCGCCAGTGATCAAGAGCAAACGCTGAAAAATCCACACCTCGAAGAAG TAGCTGGTGGTATCAGTTCTTTAGCACATGATTCTCTGTCTGTTGCATCAAACATCAAGTACCATGCAGAATTCACACCATCATTTTCCCAGGAGCGATTTGATGCGACAAAGGCATATTATGCAACTGCTGAGAGTGTTCGTGATATGCTTATCGCAAATTGGAATGCAACGTATGATTATTACAATAAGTTGAATATGAAGCAGGCATATTATTTGTCCATGGAGTTTCTTCAG GGAAGAGCACTATTAAATTCCATTGGCAACTTGCAGCTTACGGGGCCTTACGCTGATGCTTTACAAAATCTTGGCCTCAGTTTAGAGACTGTTTCTTGGCAG GAACCAGATGCAGCCCTTGGGAATGGAGGATTAGGGCGACTTGCGTCCTGTTTCTTGGATTCCTTGGCAACTCTTAATTATCCTGCATGGGGTTATGGTCTCAGATACAAGTATGGCCTTTTCAAACAATATATTACCAAAGATGGTCAAGAAGAAGTAGCAGAAAGTTGGCTTGAG ATGGGCAACCCATGGGAAATAGTGAGGAATGATGTTTCATATCCTGTTAAGTTTTATGGCAATGTTGTTCAAGGATCAGATGGAAAGAAACAGTGGATTGGAGGTGAAGACATATTAGCTGTTGCTTATGATGTCCCCATACCAGGGTATAAAACTAAAACCACTATCAATCTACGGTTGTGGTCCACAAAAGTTCACTCAGACAAATTTGATTTACATTCATTCAACTTAGGAGAACATTCAAAAGCGGTGGAGACAATGAAAAATGCAGAAAAG atttgttatattttatatcctGGAGATGAGTCAATTGAGGGGAAGACTTTAAGATTGAAGCAACAGTACACTCTGTGCTCTGCTTCTTTGCAAGATATAATTCAACGGTTTGAGAAAAGGTCAGGGGAATCTTTGAATTGGGACTCCTTCCCTTACAAAGTTGCATTACAGATGAATGACACTCACCCAACCCTCTGCATACCAGAATTATTAAGAATACTAATGGATGTAAAAGGTTTGAGTTGGGACAAAGCATGGGATATTACTCGAAG AACCGTAGCCTACACAAACCACACTGTTTTACCTGAAGCATTGGAGAAATGGAATTTGCAGCTTTTGACGGACTTGCTTCCTCGACATGTTGATATTATTAAGAGGATTGATGATGAG CTCATCCAAACCATTGTTTCTGAGTATGGCATAGAGGATCTTGACTTGTTACAGCATAAGCTGAAGGAAATGAGAATTTTGGAGAATGTTGAATTGCCCGATACCATCATGAATCTTCTAATTAAATCCGAGGAGAGTCGTGCTAATGATACTATTGCAGAAAACAACATTTCTGATGAAGCTAAGGAACTGGAAACAGAGGAAATCGTAAATGAACCACTGGATGTTGAAAGTaaaatcaaactgaaatttCAACCGGGTAAGGAACTCCCAAAGGTTGTCCGGATGGCTAATCTTTGTGTTGTTGGAGGGCGGGCAGTAAATGGTGTTGCTGAGATCCATAGTGAAATAGTTAAGAAGGATGTCTTTAATGATTTCTACAAG TTATGGCCCGAGAagtttcaaaacaaaacaaatggaGTAACACCAAGAAGATGGATTCGTTTTTGCAATCCTGATTTGAGTAAAATCATAACAAAGTGGACCGATACAGACGACTGGGTGACAAATACCGAGAAGTTGGCAGTACTTAGGAAG TATGCGGACAACGATGAACTTCAATCAGAATGGAGGGAATCAAAAAGGCGAAACAAAATGAAGATTGTATCTTTCCTCAAAGAAAAAACTGGATACATTGTCAGCTATGACTCGATGTTTGATATTCAG GTGAAGCGCATACACGAATACAAGCGACAACTTCTAAACATCTTGGGCATAATTTATCGTTATAAGAAGATGAAAGAAGCCACGGCTGAGGAGAGAAAAACAATGTATGTACCTCGAGTTTGCATATTCGGTGGAAAAGCATTTGCTACATATGTCCAAGCCAAGCGAATTGTAAAGTTTATCACAGATGTGGGATCTACAGTCAACCATGATCCTGAAATAGGTGATCTTTTGAAG GTTGTCTTCGTGCCTGATTACAATGTCAGTGTGGCTGAAGTTCTTATTCCCGGCAGCGAGCTGTCGCAACACATCAG CACTGCTGGAATGGAGGCCAGTGGAACCAGCAACATGAAGTTTGCAATGAATGGATGCATCCAAATCGGGACCTTAGATGGGGCTAATGTTGAAATAAGGGAAGAGGTTGGAGAAGACAACTTCTTCCTATTTGGAGCAGAGGCCGACGAAATAGCTGGGCTGCGGCAAGAAAGAGCAGATGGAAAG TTTATTCCAGACCCACGATTTGAGGAGGTCAAGGCATATGTGAGAAGTGGTGTTTTTGGTCCATACAGTTATGAAGAGCTAATTGGTTCTTTGGAAGGAACCGAAGGTTATGGTCGTGCTGACTATTTCCTGGTTGGTAAAGACTTCCCTAGTTATATAGAATGCCAAGAAAAAGTTGATGAAGCATATAGAGACCAAAAA AGATGGACGAGAATGTCAATCCTTAACACTGCCGGTTCATACAAGTTCAGCAGTGATAGAACCATTCATGAATATGCAAGAGACATATGGACTATTGAGCCAGTGGTGTTAccatga
- the LOC124923724 gene encoding probable leucine-rich repeat receptor-like protein kinase At1g35710: MTSYRVSTALLAIFLLPLLCNVLVDCKTLKRDVNALNEVKESLGWRVLYSWVGEDPCGDDGFPPWSGVTCENQGGYSVITELELCSVSIVGPFPVAVTNLWDLTRLDLHNNKLTGPIPPEIGRLKQLKILNLRWNKFQGEIPPEIRELKSLTHLYLDFNNLKGEIPKVLASLRELRYLHLHDNQFVGKIPTELGTLQHLRHMDVGNNQLVGTIRELIRLNRCFPSLRNLYLNNNYLTGGIPSQVANLTKLEILRLSYNKMSGVIPSGLGHLPKLTYLYLDHNQFSGKIPGSIYKLHSSHLKEMYIEGNDFGPEVKPIGIHKVLDVSDMDFLF, from the exons ATGACAAGTTATCGTGTTTCTACTGCATTGTTGGCGATCTTCCTACTGCCTTTACTCTGCAATGTCCTTGTTGATTGCAAAACTCTCAAGAGAGACG TGAATGCTCTGAATGAAGTTAAAGAATCTTTAGGATGGAGGGTGCTATATTCATGGGTTGGTGAAGATCCATGTGGAGATGATGGTTTTCCTCCATGGTCCGGTGTTACATGTGAAAATCAGGGTGGTTATAGCGTTATTACGGAATT GGAATTGTGTTCTGTGTCCATTGTTGGTCCTTTTCCTGTTGCTGTGACAAATTTGTGGGACCTTACTAGACT gGATCTCCATAACAACAAATTAACTGGACCAATTCCTCCTGAAATAGGTCGTTTGAAGCAGCTCAAAATATT AAATTTGAGGTGGAATAAATTTCAAGGTGAAATTCCTCCTGAAATAAGGGAACTGAAGAGTCTTACTCATCT aTATCTTGATTTCAATAACTTAAAAGGAGAAATACCAAAAGTACTAGCCAGTCTACGAGAGCTACGTTATCTCCATCTTCATGATAATCAATTTGTTGGTAAAATACCAACAGAATTGGGCACCTTGCAGCATCTCCGACACAT GGATGTTGGGAATAACCAATTGGTGGGAACCATAAGAGAACTCATACGCCTAAACAGATGCTTTCCTTCACTTCGTAACCT TTATCTGAATAATAACTATCTGACGGGTGGAATTCCTTCACAAGTAGCAAACTTGACTAAGTTGGAGATCTT GCGTTTATCATACAATAAGATGTCTGGTGTAATACCTTCTGGACTTGGTCATCTCCCAAAATTGACTTATCT GTATCTTGATCACAATCAGTTCAGTGGGAAGATTCCTGGTTCAATTTATAAGCTTCATTCTAGTCACTTGAAGGAGAT GTACATTGAAGGAAATGATTTTGGTCCTGAAGTTAAACCAATAGGCATACACAAAGTTCTTGATGTTTCTGACATGGATTTcctgttttaa